Proteins encoded within one genomic window of Methanobacterium sp.:
- a CDS encoding IS5 family transposase — translation MKSFEKYFMNKQYSRVKELGDKLAEIDPLIDWEFFRPIVRGMYDNRSERGGRPNIDEIVMIKMLVLQSWYGLSDPELERQANDRISFQKFLGFPERIPDRSTVWAFRERLIDTGKDERIWEELQRQIDIKGLKVKEGVIQDATFITADPGHKKVNEPRGPEAKTRRNKEGEWAKKNGKSHYGYKLHTLTDIDYGLIRRIETTTAKVHDSQIDLSESGEVVYRDRGYFGAACKGYNATMKRAVRGHPLGIRDKCRNKRIVRKRSAGERPYAVIKNIFKSGHLLVTTTLRSHTKNLFTCFCYNLLQLKTLQKINTT, via the coding sequence ATGAAGTCTTTTGAGAAATATTTCATGAATAAGCAGTATTCTCGTGTGAAGGAGCTTGGTGATAAGCTAGCTGAGATTGATCCTCTTATTGATTGGGAGTTTTTCAGACCTATTGTAAGAGGAATGTACGATAATCGTTCAGAACGTGGTGGTAGGCCTAATATTGATGAAATAGTCATGATTAAGATGTTAGTTTTGCAATCATGGTATGGATTATCGGATCCTGAGCTTGAAAGGCAAGCAAATGATCGAATTTCGTTTCAGAAGTTTTTAGGTTTCCCTGAAAGAATCCCAGACCGTTCCACGGTCTGGGCGTTCAGAGAACGGTTAATCGACACAGGTAAAGACGAGAGAATATGGGAAGAATTGCAAAGACAAATCGATATCAAGGGATTAAAGGTCAAAGAAGGTGTAATTCAAGATGCAACCTTTATCACGGCTGATCCGGGTCACAAAAAAGTGAACGAACCCCGTGGACCTGAAGCCAAAACCAGACGTAACAAAGAAGGTGAATGGGCTAAAAAGAATGGGAAATCCCATTATGGCTATAAATTACACACTTTAACCGATATAGATTATGGATTGATACGTAGAATTGAAACTACAACTGCAAAAGTGCATGATAGCCAGATAGATCTTAGTGAATCGGGTGAAGTTGTTTACCGAGACCGAGGATACTTCGGAGCAGCCTGCAAAGGCTATAACGCCACAATGAAACGCGCAGTGCGCGGACATCCTCTTGGAATACGCGATAAATGTCGCAACAAAAGAATTGTCCGAAAAAGATCAGCCGGAGAACGACCCTACGCCGTGATTAAAAACATATTCAAGTCCGGCCACTTACTAGTCACCACCACACTCCGATCTCACACTAAAAACCTATTCACATGCTTCTGTTACAACTTACTACAACTCAAAACCCTCCAAAAAATAAACACAACATAG